From the Daucus carota subsp. sativus chromosome 8, DH1 v3.0, whole genome shotgun sequence genome, one window contains:
- the LOC108198441 gene encoding uncharacterized protein LOC108198441 translates to METIKTKESFVGLNYPMLTRSNYTTWSLKMKVFMKAQGVWGAIEQKDPKVAVDERTVQMALAAIYQGVPEDILLTIADKETAKEAWEAIKTMCMGVERVNEAKVQTLKGEFESLVMKESEKIDDFCMKLSGIVTNIRVLGETLEESSVVRKILRAVPDKFLQIASNIEQFGDMKAMTIEEVVGRLKAHEERMKGKCESGGEQLLLTQKWKTRGQGGAHGRNGGRDKSKIKCYNCNIFGHYASECNKPPRDKEQRQEANLTQMEDDEPALL, encoded by the coding sequence ATGGAAAcaatcaaaacaaaagaaaGTTTTGTGGGTTTAAACTACCCGATGCTTACCAGAAGTAACTACACAACATGGTCCCTCAAAATGAAAGTGTTTATGAAGGCGCAAGGAGTTTGGGGAGCAATCGAACAAAAGGATCCTAAAGTAGCCGTGGATGAAAGAACGGTGCAGATGGCTCTTGCAGCGATATATCAAGGTGTGCCAGAGGATATATTGCTGACCATTGCTGACAAAGAAACTGCTAAGGAAGCTTGGGAGGCAATTAAAACAATGTGCATGGGAGTGGAACGTGTAAATGAGGCAAAGGTGCAAACATTGAAGGGAGAATTCGAGTCTCTTGTGATGAAGGAATCAGAAAAAATAGATGATTTTTGTATGAAGCTGAGCGGCATTGTGACCAATATCCGGGTACTTGGAGAAACGCTGGAAGAATCGAGTGTGGTAAGGAAAATATTACGTGCTGTTCCTGACAAGTTCCTTCAAATAGCTTCAAATATCGAGCAATTTGGAGATATGAAAGCTATGACAATTGAAGAAGTAGTGGGTCGACTTAAGGCTCATGAAGAAAGAATGAAAGGCAAGTGTGAGAGTGGAGGAGAACAACTTCTTCTGACTCAGAAATGGAAGACAAGAGGTCAAGGAGGAGCACATGGCAGAAATGGTGGACGTGACAAAAGTAAAATTAAGTGCTATAATTGCAACATCTTTGGACACTACGCTTCAGAATGTAATAAACCACCACGAGACAAGGAGCAGAGACAAGAAGCTAACCTCACACAGATGGAGGATGATGAGCCAGCTTTGTTATAA
- the LOC108198870 gene encoding EPIDERMAL PATTERNING FACTOR-like protein 4, whose protein sequence is MGVLHRRTVFFSYIIALFFVVFAASAVATRTSTHRKLGGGVVEKGEEWKEEFEREMMSRRKLSGPGSSPPSCRSKCGRCTPCSPVHIPVHPGFTLPLEYYPEAWRCKCRNKLYMP, encoded by the exons ATGGGTGTCTTACACCGCCGCACtgtatttttttcttatattattgcTCTCTTTTTCGTCGTTTTCGCGGCGTCTGCTGTCGCAACTCGCACCTCAACTCATCGAAAACTCG GCGGAGGGGTGGTGGAGAAAGGAGAAGAGTGGAAGGAGGAATTTGAGCGAGAGATGATGAGCCGGAGAAAACTGAGTGGACCGGGATCATCGCCGCCGTCTTGTAGATCCAAGTGCGGGAGGTGCACGCCGTGTAGTCCGGTTCACATACCGGTTCATCCCGGTTTCACTCTACCATTAGAGTACTACCCTGAAGCTTGGCGGTGCAAGTGTAGGAACAAATTGTACATGCCTTAA
- the LOC108199034 gene encoding protein LIFEGUARD 2, whose protein sequence is MAFDSKAPGFDLEAQNGYLYPGMMENPELRWGFIRKVYVILSLQLLLTVGVASVVVFVEPINDFVLHTPAGFAIYILSVVLTFIILCPLHIYQKHHPVNLILLMIFTVLISFSVGLSCSMHSGKVVLEAGILTCAVVFSLTLYTFWAAKSGHDFQFLGPFLFTSLLVLFLFGLMQMFFPMGKLGTMIYGCIGAIIFSGFIIYDTDNLIKRYSYDEYVAAASALYLDIINLFMSILAILQGDD, encoded by the exons ATGGCGTTTGATAGCAAAGCTCCAGGATTCGATCTCGAGGCGCAGAACGGCTACTTGTACCCTGGAATGATGGAGAATCCTGAGCTTCGTTGGGGATTTATACGTAAAGTTTACGTGATTCTGTCTCTGCAGTTGCTTCTCACCGTCGGTGTCGCTTCTGTCGTTGTTTTCGTTGAGCCGATCAACGATTTTGTTCTTCATACGCCTGCCGGCTTCGCTATTTATATCCTCAGTGTCGTTCTCACCTTCATCA TTCTGTGTCCGTTGCATATCTATCAGAAGCATCATCCAGTGAATCTGATTCTGCTTATGATATTCACCGTGCTCATTTCTTTCTCTGTCGGTTTGTCTTGCTCTATGCACTCTG GGAAAGTCGTACTCGAGGCTGGAATATTGACGTGTGCCGTGGTATTTAGCCTCACTCTCTACACATTCTGGGCAGCTAAGAGCGGACATGATTTTCAGTTTCTCGGGCCATTTCTATTCACTTCTCTCTTGGTGCTCTTCCTTTTTGGCTTGATGCAG ATGTTTTTCCCCATGGGAAAACTAGGGACCATGATCTACGGATGCATTGGAGCCATCATATTTTCCGGATTCATCATATATGACACTGACAATCTCATCAAACGCTATAGTTACGATGAATATGTGGCAGCTGCATCAGCTCTATACTTGGACATAATCAACCTGTTCATGAGTATACTTGCCATTCTACAAGGGGATGATTAA